The following proteins come from a genomic window of Methanomicrobium sp. W14:
- a CDS encoding redox-regulated ATPase YchF, with amino-acid sequence MINLAIAGKPNCGKSTFFSAATMAPAEIANYPFTTIDANNGVAYVRINCACKELGIQNCPACKDGVRFVPVGLIDVAGLVPEAYKGRGLGNKFLDNLREADAIIHIIDGSGSTDEEGNPVENGSHDPASDIGFVEEEMKMWVYGLLERNWHKIQRSAQQKNYSIENTVADQLAGLSMTPEHVAEAVRRTDISLKTCTEEELINFCGVLVEIAKPFRVVANKADCASKELLEKLKNENISFSSAAGELALRKASEAGLISYVPGDPDFTINEPEKLNKPQKTGLDAIKKVMNEFGGTGVQQTINGMVFDLLDMIVVFPVEDENKFCDGKDRILPDAYLMKRGSTPHDLAYHIHSDIGDGFLYAVDAKTKMRIKENHILKSGDVIKIVSTKK; translated from the coding sequence ATGATAAACCTAGCAATAGCAGGAAAGCCAAATTGCGGCAAGTCTACCTTTTTCTCAGCTGCAACCATGGCTCCTGCCGAAATAGCAAATTATCCGTTTACAACGATAGATGCAAACAACGGTGTCGCTTATGTGCGCATAAACTGCGCATGCAAAGAACTTGGAATACAGAACTGCCCTGCCTGCAAAGACGGGGTCAGGTTTGTCCCGGTCGGCCTTATCGACGTTGCCGGACTTGTCCCTGAAGCGTACAAAGGGCGCGGACTTGGAAACAAATTTCTTGACAACCTTAGGGAAGCCGATGCAATTATTCACATAATCGATGGAAGCGGCTCAACGGATGAAGAGGGAAATCCGGTTGAAAACGGCTCACACGACCCTGCCTCTGACATAGGATTCGTAGAAGAGGAGATGAAAATGTGGGTATACGGTCTTCTGGAGAGAAACTGGCATAAAATACAGCGTTCTGCACAGCAGAAAAACTACTCGATAGAAAACACGGTAGCCGATCAGCTCGCAGGGCTTTCTATGACCCCGGAGCACGTTGCAGAAGCGGTCAGAAGAACCGACATTTCCCTTAAAACCTGCACAGAGGAGGAGTTAATCAATTTCTGCGGTGTCCTGGTTGAGATCGCAAAACCGTTCAGGGTTGTTGCAAACAAGGCTGACTGCGCTTCAAAAGAGCTCCTTGAAAAACTTAAAAATGAGAATATCTCGTTTTCAAGTGCGGCAGGAGAGCTTGCCCTGAGAAAAGCGTCGGAGGCAGGTCTTATCTCATACGTGCCGGGAGACCCGGATTTCACAATAAACGAGCCCGAAAAGCTCAACAAACCGCAGAAGACAGGCCTGGACGCCATAAAAAAAGTCATGAATGAATTTGGCGGCACAGGGGTTCAGCAGACAATAAACGGAATGGTCTTCGACCTTTTAGACATGATAGTAGTATTCCCTGTCGAAGACGAGAACAAGTTCTGTGACGGAAAGGACAGAATACTCCCCGATGCATACCTGATGAAACGCGGGTCCACACCGCATGACCTTGCGTACCATATTCACTCCGACATAGGCGACGGATTTTTGTACGCAGTTGACGCGAAGACAAAAATGCGCATAAAGGAAAACCATATCCTGAAGTCAGGCGATGTCATAAAGATAGTGTCGACAAAAAAATAA
- a CDS encoding pyruvate kinase alpha/beta domain-containing protein, with protein sequence MSYISRKTYYFENPGPENTADAAKFAAERAAETGIKKVVVASSKGRSALKFQKALSGPDVELIVVTHVVGFSAPGVWEFPQDLAKKLEGEGVRVIKGTHALSGLERAISGNSKLGGSSRTEVVAETLRRTVAVGLKVAVECTLIAADQGFVSPDEEIIACGGTTGGCDTVCVVKPSYTASYFDLQVREIVAMPRNR encoded by the coding sequence ATGAGCTATATATCGAGGAAAACATACTACTTCGAAAATCCGGGTCCTGAGAACACCGCGGACGCGGCGAAGTTTGCTGCTGAAAGAGCGGCTGAAACCGGTATAAAAAAGGTTGTCGTTGCAAGTTCAAAGGGCAGGTCGGCACTAAAGTTTCAAAAGGCGTTGTCGGGTCCTGACGTTGAACTGATTGTCGTAACTCACGTGGTCGGCTTTTCAGCTCCCGGCGTATGGGAGTTCCCGCAAGACCTTGCAAAAAAACTTGAGGGTGAGGGTGTCCGCGTTATAAAGGGGACACACGCGCTTTCAGGTCTTGAAAGGGCAATATCCGGAAACAGTAAACTTGGAGGCTCCTCAAGGACCGAGGTTGTTGCAGAGACTCTTCGCAGGACAGTTGCGGTCGGCCTCAAGGTTGCTGTCGAATGCACTCTTATAGCAGCCGACCAGGGCTTTGTGTCGCCTGACGAGGAAATAATTGCCTGCGGCGGGACGACCGGGGGCTGTGATACTGTGTGTGTTGTAAAGCCTTCGTATACCGCGTCATATTTTGATCTCCAGGTGCGCGAAATTGTTGCAATGCCGAGGAACCGCTGA
- a CDS encoding TIGR00297 family protein — MTCRGDMYLVLILSVAAVIIGPLISPPWILAGITILICAVFYLLKDARYPAIGLSIVALLYGAEMISLMVFLGTIAIVMMGEAVYRICPYKKYRFFLYIIAASASSIIVMKYLSYSNVLIPLTGIIVALMLKSILYKREDAIMIECIGACMTMYLFEDISYTANINLIILAIVISFAFGLISYKMKAADLSGLFSAALMGILIIVFADITWFFVMLTFFILGSGFTKYKYEKKKAEGVAESRGGVRGFLNVFANGLISLCAAVLFGIYQDNVFAAVFIGSVSAAMADTTASELGMLGKTPYLITTLEKVPKGTDGGVTLFGEIAAVTASVILCAISYFLNVATLGIAIAGIAAGFVGTNVDSLVGATLERRGILKNTGTNFICTLSGGITAAVLYLFLL, encoded by the coding sequence ATGACCTGCCGTGGCGACATGTATCTCGTGCTTATCCTTTCTGTAGCGGCAGTAATAATAGGACCTTTAATAAGCCCCCCATGGATTCTTGCAGGAATAACAATTCTTATCTGTGCAGTTTTTTATCTTCTGAAAGACGCCAGGTACCCGGCAATAGGGCTTAGTATCGTTGCACTGCTCTACGGGGCAGAGATGATATCCCTGATGGTCTTTCTGGGGACAATTGCAATTGTCATGATGGGTGAAGCGGTTTACAGAATATGCCCGTATAAAAAATACAGGTTTTTTTTGTACATTATCGCTGCATCGGCCTCGTCCATTATAGTTATGAAATATCTCAGCTACAGCAACGTTTTAATTCCCTTAACCGGAATAATCGTTGCGCTGATGCTGAAATCCATCCTCTACAAACGCGAGGACGCGATTATGATCGAGTGCATAGGTGCCTGCATGACGATGTACCTTTTTGAGGATATCAGCTATACTGCAAACATAAACCTGATTATCCTTGCAATTGTCATCTCTTTCGCTTTCGGGCTTATTTCATACAAAATGAAGGCTGCCGATTTGTCCGGTCTTTTCAGCGCCGCCCTTATGGGGATTCTCATAATAGTCTTTGCCGACATTACTTGGTTTTTTGTAATGCTCACCTTTTTTATCCTAGGTTCGGGATTTACAAAGTACAAGTATGAGAAGAAGAAAGCAGAGGGAGTTGCAGAGTCACGCGGAGGCGTCAGGGGTTTTCTGAACGTTTTTGCAAACGGGCTTATATCACTGTGCGCAGCAGTTCTTTTCGGAATATACCAGGACAACGTGTTTGCGGCGGTTTTTATTGGAAGTGTCTCCGCTGCAATGGCCGATACAACCGCAAGCGAACTTGGAATGCTCGGAAAAACCCCGTACCTGATAACAACCCTTGAAAAGGTTCCGAAAGGAACAGACGGCGGGGTGACGCTTTTCGGTGAAATTGCAGCGGTCACAGCATCAGTTATCCTTTGTGCTATCTCATATTTCCTAAACGTTGCAACATTAGGTATTGCTATTGCAGGCATAGCCGCAGGTTTTGTAGGAACAAACGTCGACAGTCTCGTGGGGGCTACTCTTGAAAGACGCGGAATCCTGAAAAATACAGGCACAAACTTCATATGTACATTATCCGGCGGAATAACCGCGGCTGTGCTTTACCTGTTCCTGTTATGA